From Stenotrophomonas nitritireducens, the proteins below share one genomic window:
- a CDS encoding ArdC family protein, with protein sequence MSKTDDYARQFADLVIRSLESHTAPWTKPWKPGEVPAGPHNGVTNRSYRGGNFMNLLMTQHERGYQSAEWLTFKQIGEAGGKVRRGQKGTSIQFWKTTEPSAEQLAEDPAAKKHMQVFYFTVFNRDQCDGLPEPKAQLHVPEQWRHEKCEQLMTDSGVPFNFNGGDRAYYRPDIDQIFMPSKAAFKSQDGFYTTALHELGHSTGHKNRLGRDLSGKFGSESYAIEELRAEIFSYMTGERLGIGHDPGQHTAYIKSWIKVLKDDPKEILRACADAEKICNFLKIAHYLELQQSHVQDQELTGQEPRQERPVRKARPKPVDPLAPELLDDQIKDMKARRKAKELAIAL encoded by the coding sequence ATGAGCAAGACAGACGACTACGCGCGCCAATTTGCTGATCTCGTGATCCGCAGTCTGGAGAGCCACACAGCGCCATGGACAAAGCCATGGAAGCCCGGCGAGGTCCCAGCGGGGCCCCACAATGGCGTGACCAATCGTAGCTACCGGGGCGGCAATTTCATGAACTTGCTCATGACACAGCACGAACGCGGCTATCAGTCTGCTGAGTGGTTGACGTTCAAGCAGATCGGGGAAGCCGGTGGCAAAGTGCGTAGGGGCCAGAAAGGCACGTCGATCCAGTTCTGGAAGACGACAGAGCCAAGTGCAGAGCAACTGGCTGAGGACCCAGCGGCAAAGAAGCACATGCAAGTCTTCTACTTCACAGTCTTTAACCGCGATCAATGCGATGGCTTGCCTGAGCCGAAAGCCCAGCTACATGTTCCTGAGCAATGGCGACATGAGAAGTGCGAGCAGCTGATGACTGACTCGGGCGTGCCGTTCAACTTTAATGGCGGTGATAGGGCTTACTACCGTCCTGACATCGATCAGATCTTCATGCCTTCGAAAGCAGCGTTTAAAAGCCAGGACGGCTTCTATACAACAGCCCTTCACGAGCTAGGCCACAGCACCGGCCATAAAAATCGGTTGGGGCGTGATTTATCGGGCAAGTTTGGTAGTGAGAGCTATGCTATCGAAGAGCTGCGAGCCGAGATCTTCTCCTACATGACCGGCGAACGCTTGGGTATTGGACATGACCCTGGTCAGCACACGGCCTACATCAAATCCTGGATCAAGGTCCTCAAAGATGACCCCAAAGAGATCCTCCGCGCGTGCGCGGATGCAGAGAAGATCTGCAATTTCTTGAAGATCGCGCACTACCTGGAACTTCAACAGAGCCATGTGCAGGACCAAGAGCTAACGGGCCAAGAGCCCCGTCAAGAACGGCCGGTGCGTAAAGCAAGGCCGAAACCTGTCGATCCCCTTGCACCTGAGTTGCTCGACGATCAGATCAAAGACATGAAAGCGCGGCGCAAAGCCAAAGAACTGGCGATAGCGCTATGA
- a CDS encoding nuclease-related domain-containing DEAD/DEAH box helicase: MAQIFPDIEVIKKSKQKPTEGELHLINYLISNFGDDVEIYAQPCFNGDRPDIVLMSSKLGVIIIEVKDWNLDLYEIDRKNKWHLKANDSLVKSPFQQVYAYKKSFFDVHINGLLEKSIKNKAFYSIIKTYVYFHKGSKEAINSLFSQHLEDARTESRTHADAFKSRAIDFAEYESKNEITAKRQDKFSRDMSISLHKENLRKIKFPLKGNEATFDDGVYREFRRLLNPPLHYANEGKDFNYSAKQLRLITSKAGDRTKICGLAGSGKTVVLAGRAVNAHKRHGERVLVLSFNITLSSYIHDKISAVRCDFPWSAFDISTYHRFITSALNNAEIEVIVPDHLNYDGRDKTVARNVSVELDEYLEKKYYTNLNIFDDVEIEYKYDTILIDEIQDYKPDWIKIIRANFLEEKGEMILFGDEKQNIYKRSLDAERRSKVVEGFGAWEKLTKSFRYLDQSPILPLIDAFQRRYLSQSYELDEDESFQLSLINIGIQGYQLFDNLDLANVARQIISLAKAAKIHPNDITIVSSNDFILAELDYHIRNGESHRERTLCSFPSKEATNHPKYSRHYRKISTNKKKAFNLNSGVIKLTSTHSFKGFESPYVVLLVNAKDSPEMVYTGLTRAKQNVLVFLDQDSPYIGFFESHLSQLQLTS; this comes from the coding sequence ATGGCGCAGATCTTTCCAGACATCGAAGTCATCAAGAAGTCAAAGCAGAAGCCTACCGAAGGCGAGCTGCACTTGATCAATTATCTCATTTCTAATTTCGGAGATGATGTAGAGATATATGCACAGCCTTGCTTCAATGGTGACAGGCCTGACATTGTTCTCATGTCCAGCAAGCTTGGGGTGATCATCATCGAAGTCAAGGACTGGAACCTTGATCTATACGAGATTGACCGGAAGAACAAATGGCACCTCAAAGCCAACGACTCACTAGTCAAGTCACCGTTCCAGCAAGTCTATGCTTATAAAAAGAGCTTTTTCGATGTCCACATCAATGGACTTCTCGAAAAAAGCATCAAAAACAAAGCCTTCTATAGCATCATCAAAACGTATGTCTACTTCCACAAGGGAAGCAAAGAAGCTATCAATTCGCTTTTTTCGCAGCATCTTGAAGATGCTAGAACCGAGTCGCGAACTCATGCTGACGCTTTCAAGAGTAGAGCCATAGACTTTGCTGAGTATGAATCCAAAAACGAAATAACAGCCAAACGCCAGGACAAGTTCTCGCGAGACATGTCAATCAGTCTTCATAAGGAAAATCTTAGGAAAATAAAATTTCCACTAAAAGGAAATGAGGCCACTTTTGATGACGGTGTCTATCGCGAGTTCAGAAGGCTTCTCAATCCCCCATTGCACTATGCCAATGAAGGGAAAGACTTCAATTATTCGGCGAAGCAGCTGCGACTCATCACAAGCAAGGCAGGTGACAGAACGAAGATCTGTGGGCTTGCCGGATCCGGGAAAACAGTTGTCCTTGCAGGAAGAGCGGTGAATGCTCATAAGCGGCATGGTGAAAGAGTTCTCGTCTTATCGTTCAACATCACGCTAAGCAGCTACATCCACGACAAGATTAGCGCAGTAAGATGCGACTTCCCATGGTCGGCCTTCGACATTTCCACCTACCACCGATTCATTACCAGCGCACTCAACAATGCAGAGATCGAGGTCATCGTTCCAGACCACCTCAACTACGATGGCCGAGACAAAACTGTTGCAAGAAACGTGTCTGTGGAATTAGATGAATATCTGGAGAAGAAATACTACACCAACCTCAATATATTCGACGATGTGGAGATCGAATATAAATACGACACGATCTTGATAGATGAAATCCAGGACTACAAGCCTGACTGGATCAAAATTATCCGCGCCAATTTCCTTGAAGAAAAGGGAGAAATGATCCTATTTGGCGATGAGAAGCAGAACATCTATAAAAGATCCCTGGATGCGGAGCGTAGATCCAAGGTTGTAGAGGGATTTGGGGCATGGGAGAAGCTCACGAAGAGCTTTCGGTATCTCGACCAGTCGCCAATTCTGCCTTTGATTGACGCATTTCAAAGGAGATATCTCAGCCAGTCCTATGAACTCGACGAGGATGAGTCCTTCCAGCTTTCATTGATAAACATTGGCATCCAAGGTTACCAGCTATTCGACAACCTTGACCTAGCTAATGTTGCACGGCAGATCATCTCGCTGGCGAAGGCTGCAAAAATCCACCCCAACGACATCACGATTGTGTCGTCTAATGATTTCATACTAGCGGAACTTGACTATCACATCAGGAATGGTGAGAGCCATCGCGAAAGAACTCTTTGTTCTTTCCCGTCAAAGGAAGCGACCAACCATCCAAAATATTCCAGACACTACCGAAAGATAAGCACAAATAAGAAGAAGGCCTTCAACCTTAACAGCGGCGTCATAAAGCTCACATCGACGCACAGCTTCAAGGGATTTGAATCGCCCTATGTCGTCCTGTTGGTCAATGCAAAAGACAGCCCTGAGATGGTCTACACCGGCCTCACCAGGGCGAAGCAGAATGTTCTTGTCTTCCTTGATCAGGACAGCCCATACATCGGCTTCTTCGAATCACACCTCAGTCAGCTTCAATTGACATCCTAA
- a CDS encoding HEPN domain-containing protein yields MASTDKNENTVDTKMLLNSALELIHECSPHDAVQSKKFTIDTKNNKGYCIDDVISFYISLDSIYSGHKKISSRFSRATALKIIEKAIFDKKVAGGDFSDAGTMELLKVFTDAKPEDVKVIAPISGIRIDSEGPISIGPFELGHSSTLKLPIANDNGYYISSEIKDSYDNEKSISIAHDEFQEFINLIFFTAGRKDDSMFVKTGLPSYGSISHQQMYVETSSYQILKKNIDFPSTSIKNMIVEKVPLDNEFFAANKNFGALWDLYKNRKDGKKLSDFGSRILNCSISLGEALKTQTEKDSVIHTCIALEILLSYDEGSLFQKSIGDRLAETFVFIVAKDKESRIEMSKLLKKVYRMRSALVHGGNKEIDQSYATIIQYSRAAIAELLTSDKYKDIKKIDDLYDMVKAAQNSY; encoded by the coding sequence ATGGCTTCAACCGATAAGAACGAAAACACCGTGGACACTAAGATGCTCTTAAATTCCGCCCTGGAATTAATCCATGAGTGCAGCCCACATGACGCAGTCCAATCAAAGAAATTTACGATTGATACAAAAAACAATAAAGGATATTGCATCGACGATGTTATTTCATTTTACATTTCATTAGACTCAATCTACAGCGGACACAAAAAAATCAGCTCACGATTCAGTAGAGCAACGGCTTTAAAAATCATTGAAAAGGCAATCTTTGATAAAAAAGTTGCGGGAGGTGATTTCTCGGACGCGGGCACGATGGAGCTCCTCAAGGTTTTTACAGATGCCAAGCCAGAGGACGTAAAGGTAATTGCCCCAATATCAGGAATAAGGATTGATTCAGAAGGACCAATATCCATCGGCCCGTTTGAACTTGGCCATTCATCCACACTCAAACTCCCCATAGCAAACGATAATGGCTACTACATAAGCTCGGAAATTAAGGATAGCTATGACAACGAAAAATCAATCTCGATTGCTCATGATGAGTTTCAAGAATTTATCAACTTAATCTTCTTCACTGCCGGCAGGAAAGATGATTCCATGTTTGTCAAAACCGGCCTCCCCTCCTATGGCAGCATCTCACATCAACAGATGTATGTTGAAACAAGCTCCTATCAAATCCTCAAAAAGAATATTGATTTCCCATCCACCTCAATTAAAAACATGATTGTGGAGAAAGTGCCTTTAGACAATGAATTCTTCGCAGCCAATAAGAACTTTGGTGCACTATGGGATCTATATAAAAATAGAAAGGATGGAAAAAAACTCTCTGATTTTGGATCTAGGATTTTGAATTGCTCAATCTCCCTTGGCGAAGCCCTTAAGACCCAAACAGAAAAAGACTCAGTGATCCACACCTGTATTGCCCTGGAAATCTTATTGTCTTACGACGAAGGGAGCCTCTTCCAAAAGAGCATTGGTGATCGCTTGGCGGAAACGTTCGTCTTCATCGTTGCGAAGGACAAAGAATCAAGAATTGAGATGAGCAAACTACTAAAAAAAGTGTATCGAATGAGGTCCGCCCTTGTTCACGGCGGAAATAAGGAGATTGATCAGAGTTATGCCACAATAATTCAATATTCGAGAGCCGCTATCGCTGAGCTGCTAACATCCGACAAGTATAAGGACATCAAGAAAATTGACGATCTGTACGATATGGTGAAAGCCGCGCAGAACTCTTACTAA
- a CDS encoding ParA family protein, whose product MLNGKGGVGRTTLTLNLAHCLQCTYPSSSVYVADLDVQGSSLAWSRLAGETAFTVGVVKSRAQHDFHIFDTAPKLPENGLLPDADVYIIPTLLDAVSFVVFLKTMELVRKKSLPHIIVANRFNPDRSEHRQRFAQLPAGALIVRDRAIFASSYGYGETVFDRAGVRASHAQQDIKAIARAVRGFDSQSWGDL is encoded by the coding sequence ATGTTGAACGGTAAAGGGGGAGTAGGGCGCACGACTCTCACGCTCAATCTCGCTCATTGCTTGCAGTGCACCTACCCAAGTTCCAGCGTCTATGTCGCTGACTTGGACGTCCAAGGTTCATCCCTCGCCTGGTCAAGGCTGGCCGGGGAGACGGCCTTCACGGTGGGTGTCGTGAAGTCACGGGCACAGCATGACTTCCATATCTTCGACACCGCCCCAAAGCTTCCTGAGAATGGTCTCCTGCCTGACGCTGACGTCTACATCATCCCAACGCTCTTGGATGCAGTGAGCTTTGTCGTGTTCTTGAAAACAATGGAGCTCGTGCGCAAGAAAAGCTTGCCTCACATCATTGTGGCCAACCGTTTCAATCCGGACCGATCAGAGCATCGCCAGCGCTTCGCACAGCTTCCTGCTGGGGCACTGATCGTGAGGGATCGCGCCATCTTTGCTTCCTCATATGGTTACGGGGAGACGGTCTTTGATCGTGCTGGGGTGAGAGCCAGCCACGCTCAGCAGGACATCAAAGCGATTGCGCGTGCAGTGAGAGGCTTTGACAGCCAAAGCTGGGGCGATCTATGA
- a CDS encoding ankyrin repeat domain-containing protein, which yields MTERLPQIHNSDREESRQCYTQPGQEPRPKLFDLGNLSPESQAIYEASRAGSRFDHLINHALLLARIRGDKEQLVYASEPDDTLPGTALLDAVENGRWNEARGLIRSHVDVNATNALGQTALHLADDLGVIDALLRFGAKQDIVDDYGNTPIQAARERNDAASVLIMERHHELGAARHLSVFKPLSL from the coding sequence ATGACCGAACGGCTGCCACAGATCCATAATTCAGACCGGGAAGAGAGCCGGCAGTGCTACACACAGCCCGGGCAGGAACCCCGTCCCAAGCTCTTCGACTTGGGCAACCTAAGCCCCGAATCCCAGGCCATCTATGAAGCGAGCCGAGCCGGCTCGAGGTTCGATCACCTCATCAACCACGCACTACTTCTGGCCCGCATACGGGGTGACAAAGAACAGCTTGTCTATGCGTCTGAGCCGGATGACACGCTCCCCGGCACCGCTCTCCTGGACGCTGTCGAGAACGGGCGCTGGAACGAAGCCAGGGGCCTTATCCGCTCACATGTAGACGTCAACGCGACCAACGCGTTAGGACAGACAGCCTTGCACCTGGCTGACGACCTTGGCGTGATCGATGCCCTACTCCGCTTTGGGGCGAAGCAAGACATCGTCGATGACTATGGCAACACGCCGATACAAGCCGCACGCGAGCGAAATGATGCGGCTTCCGTATTGATCATGGAAAGGCATCATGAGTTGGGTGCGGCTCGTCACCTCTCCGTGTTCAAACCACTAAGCTTGTGA
- a CDS encoding HNH endonuclease signature motif containing protein has product MNEAKQSSLDDPIANFSQAISELSAHQSFNLPAKLREHLRAMQTSCPICASDFTQRSSIVVAQIVPVELGGPDDFSNCFLCCERCNRRRGTSDLLSLGEPFCSPAAAPPLPSHGRALGFSPTDLVQRRLELLARSANHWTPHTRNSMKCTVLRHLAKRWAEPRFRVFVHHSSDLALIGFTRRSGDGGSLGIAKVLTKFQGARLALVGEAVRVYQVDPGRFLPLIWSLIELNALVVPVPLPSNDAVAPGSEWQDFWPDHVRSVAALRSRLRPGHASKFGELARCPDATRALSNKPDALRKRRKSAAKVETNRSQRLALYHQNRIKDALQDGACAVLEARLVALQDLIT; this is encoded by the coding sequence GTGAACGAAGCGAAGCAAAGTTCTCTTGATGATCCGATTGCGAATTTCAGCCAAGCCATCTCTGAACTTTCGGCTCACCAATCATTCAATCTGCCAGCAAAACTTCGTGAGCATTTGAGAGCGATGCAGACCTCTTGCCCGATCTGCGCGTCTGACTTCACCCAGAGATCGTCAATCGTCGTCGCTCAGATCGTTCCCGTTGAGCTTGGCGGCCCGGATGACTTCTCGAACTGCTTCCTGTGCTGTGAGCGCTGCAATCGAAGACGCGGCACTTCAGATCTGCTCAGCCTTGGCGAACCGTTCTGCAGCCCAGCTGCTGCCCCACCCCTTCCATCGCACGGCCGCGCCCTGGGCTTTTCTCCAACCGACTTGGTGCAGCGGCGTCTGGAATTGCTAGCTCGCTCTGCCAACCACTGGACGCCTCATACCCGCAATTCGATGAAGTGCACTGTGCTGAGGCACCTGGCCAAGCGTTGGGCTGAGCCACGCTTTCGTGTCTTCGTCCACCATTCGTCTGACCTAGCCCTCATTGGCTTTACCCGGCGCTCCGGTGATGGCGGGAGCCTTGGTATCGCCAAGGTGCTGACCAAGTTTCAGGGTGCCCGCCTAGCGCTGGTGGGAGAAGCCGTGAGGGTCTACCAGGTAGATCCAGGGCGCTTCCTACCCTTGATCTGGTCACTCATCGAGCTCAACGCACTCGTCGTGCCTGTGCCCCTCCCAAGCAATGACGCGGTAGCTCCCGGTAGCGAGTGGCAAGACTTCTGGCCGGACCATGTTCGGTCAGTCGCTGCACTCAGGTCCCGCCTGAGGCCTGGTCATGCCAGCAAGTTCGGTGAGCTCGCCCGCTGCCCTGATGCAACACGCGCGCTATCTAACAAGCCTGACGCACTGCGGAAGCGTCGGAAAAGTGCCGCAAAAGTTGAGACCAACCGCAGCCAGCGGCTCGCTCTCTATCACCAAAATCGGATCAAGGATGCTCTCCAAGACGGCGCTTGCGCCGTCCTGGAGGCTCGGCTAGTAGCACTTCAAGACCTCATAACTTAA
- a CDS encoding ankyrin repeat domain-containing protein, translating into MTNDNDEKLIMAAAQGDIETVRCLIPVSDPKARGSKALRYAADRGHGRIVEMLLPFSDPEANDSEALIHAARGGYEEIVEMLLPVSDPKANDSEALIYAAGGGYEEIVEMLLPVSDPKASDSEALIYAARGGYEEIVEMLLPVSDPKASDSEALRYAAYNGYKEIVKILLPVSDPNAEGSEALQSAARRGHHEIVELLIPVSDVDAACEELDYSEVSMVRAVEAKLKMTELQASTVQIPQSFNQCVDQAKSDSQGTAAIQRAQARRL; encoded by the coding sequence ATGACAAATGATAATGATGAGAAGTTGATTATGGCAGCAGCTCAGGGCGACATCGAAACCGTTAGATGTCTCATTCCCGTTTCTGACCCTAAAGCAAGAGGGTCGAAGGCACTACGATATGCTGCGGATAGAGGGCATGGCAGAATTGTTGAAATGCTTCTGCCTTTCTCAGATCCAGAAGCAAATGACTCGGAAGCACTGATACATGCCGCACGGGGGGGGTATGAGGAAATTGTGGAAATGCTTTTGCCTGTCTCAGATCCAAAAGCAAATGACTCGGAAGCACTGATATATGCCGCAGGGGGTGGCTATGAGGAAATTGTGGAAATGCTTCTGCCTGTCTCAGACCCAAAAGCAAGTGACTCGGAAGCACTGATATATGCCGCACGGGGAGGCTATGAGGAAATTGTGGAAATGCTTCTGCCTGTCTCAGACCCAAAAGCAAGTGACTCGGAAGCACTGAGATATGCTGCATATAACGGATATAAGGAAATTGTTAAAATTCTTCTGCCGGTCTCAGATCCGAACGCAGAAGGCTCAGAGGCATTGCAAAGTGCCGCTCGCAGGGGGCATCATGAAATTGTTGAGTTGTTAATTCCCGTGTCTGATGTTGATGCGGCGTGCGAAGAGCTTGATTATTCAGAAGTATCAATGGTTAGAGCTGTCGAAGCGAAGTTAAAGATGACAGAGCTTCAAGCCTCAACTGTCCAAATCCCACAAAGCTTCAATCAATGCGTTGATCAAGCAAAGTCTGACAGCCAGGGCACGGCAGCGATTCAAAGGGCCCAGGCCAGGAGGCTCTAA
- a CDS encoding abortive infection family protein, producing the protein MLKEFPKPLAATIGDVVGSYYYSHRRLETMLYEAGASGDVPEGNCVDKVQNWLVREGKEDVSKAFTILGKLIETLMDGEVSTWDPDKELTARKRINEILARYQLSYGFGGRILGAHSVTAPSKAFGDALKDFSVAEVEEEFERAVRFIDSDPAAAVTAACAIVEALCKHYIATERLDLPTSQTVKPLWVVVAKHLKLSPEQLEDDDLKRVLSGLSSIIDGLGAYRTHAGSAHGQHKRAYKVAPRHARLVVHSAHSLCLFVVETWQAREALAKGR; encoded by the coding sequence ATGCTGAAAGAGTTCCCCAAGCCGTTGGCTGCCACCATTGGTGATGTCGTTGGCTCCTACTACTACAGTCACCGACGCTTGGAGACGATGCTTTATGAAGCAGGCGCTTCTGGCGATGTTCCTGAGGGAAATTGCGTTGATAAGGTTCAAAATTGGCTTGTGAGAGAAGGGAAGGAGGATGTCTCTAAGGCCTTCACGATCCTTGGCAAGCTCATTGAAACGCTGATGGATGGTGAGGTCTCGACCTGGGACCCCGACAAAGAGCTCACTGCTCGCAAGCGAATCAACGAAATTCTTGCTCGCTATCAACTGTCCTATGGATTTGGCGGCCGCATTCTGGGCGCTCACTCTGTCACAGCTCCAAGCAAGGCGTTCGGCGATGCTTTGAAGGACTTCTCGGTCGCAGAGGTGGAGGAAGAGTTTGAGCGAGCGGTGAGATTCATTGACAGTGATCCGGCTGCTGCCGTCACGGCAGCATGCGCCATTGTCGAAGCTCTCTGTAAGCACTACATCGCCACTGAGCGCCTGGATCTACCCACGAGTCAGACAGTGAAGCCCCTGTGGGTTGTCGTTGCTAAGCACTTGAAGCTGTCGCCTGAGCAGCTGGAAGACGATGACTTGAAGCGTGTGCTGTCGGGGCTAAGCTCCATCATTGATGGCCTCGGTGCTTATCGAACGCATGCGGGCAGTGCCCACGGCCAGCACAAACGCGCCTACAAGGTCGCTCCAAGGCACGCACGTCTTGTTGTCCACTCAGCTCATTCTTTGTGCCTGTTTGTGGTGGAAACTTGGCAGGCCCGGGAAGCCCTGGCCAAGGGGAGATAG
- a CDS encoding DUF4942 domain-containing protein produces MNELLPGLDFSGYIQGRAEICNRIRRGFDEIEDAIKMAKDGKLFDRRLHEGKRYLSRTESELIDTIDRSAWRYLMEQSGLWSFLNDARRDEWTRGLGGYDPVPEFSSDNVEATFREYYESREQMRDDGLRDIFLELSRDYKCNEHHYLAEKCIVKLSDWTGGFDQSSVNVIDDLARVMCSLDGKPEFDHRITTFRMLTQNCWEDAPWNDYFSLKVFKNKNGHIKFKRLDLLERLNNEIGRVFSNALPPEIKL; encoded by the coding sequence ATGAATGAGTTGCTCCCAGGGCTTGATTTTTCCGGCTACATCCAAGGCAGGGCCGAGATCTGCAACAGGATTAGGAGAGGCTTTGATGAAATTGAAGATGCGATAAAAATGGCCAAGGATGGCAAGCTTTTTGATCGGAGATTGCACGAGGGCAAACGATATCTCAGTCGCACAGAGAGCGAGCTGATCGACACTATTGATCGGTCAGCATGGCGCTACTTGATGGAACAAAGTGGACTTTGGTCGTTTCTTAATGATGCAAGGCGCGATGAATGGACGCGAGGATTGGGTGGGTATGATCCAGTTCCTGAGTTCAGTTCAGATAATGTTGAGGCCACTTTTCGCGAATACTATGAATCGCGGGAGCAAATGCGAGACGACGGACTAAGGGATATTTTTTTGGAACTTAGTCGTGATTATAAGTGCAATGAGCATCACTATCTCGCGGAAAAGTGCATTGTTAAGTTGTCTGACTGGACTGGTGGCTTTGATCAATCAAGTGTCAATGTTATCGATGATTTGGCAAGGGTCATGTGCTCACTTGATGGAAAGCCGGAGTTCGATCATCGAATCACTACATTTAGGATGCTTACACAGAATTGCTGGGAGGACGCACCTTGGAATGATTACTTCTCATTGAAGGTATTCAAAAACAAGAACGGACATATCAAGTTTAAGCGACTGGATCTATTAGAAAGATTGAATAATGAGATTGGGAGGGTCTTTTCCAATGCACTGCCTCCCGAAATTAAGTTATGA